One stretch of Pradoshia sp. D12 DNA includes these proteins:
- a CDS encoding MerR family transcriptional regulator, which produces MSSYKDKKVISIGIVSELTGISQRKIRYYEERGLIFPERSIKGIRKYSFQDVETLMKIAEKMEEGVQTAEIRNDMQRRKIRDEMIKGQLNAHFRFRNSDK; this is translated from the coding sequence TCATCATATAAGGATAAGAAGGTTATATCTATAGGCATTGTCAGCGAACTAACAGGGATCTCCCAACGGAAAATTCGTTATTACGAGGAACGCGGATTGATTTTTCCCGAAAGATCAATTAAAGGAATTCGCAAATACTCATTTCAAGATGTAGAGACCTTAATGAAGATTGCAGAAAAAATGGAAGAAGGTGTACAAACAGCAGAAATTAGAAACGATATGCAACGCAGAAAAATTCGGGATGAAATGATTAAGGGTCAATTAAATGCTCATTTTCGTTTTAGGAACTCAGATAAATAA